One Flavobacterium sp. 90 DNA segment encodes these proteins:
- a CDS encoding glycoside hydrolase family 28 protein yields MKLKTTSAKLFLIALTFSLISWSEAVIAQNSKETYKGIEFKMTKVKEPIIPKNTANIKDFGAVNGGYVLNTKAFADAIEAVSKKGGGKVIIPSGIWLTGPIILKSNLELHAETGALIKFSTDKSLYPIIETSFEGLNTWRCISPIYGKHLENIAFTGNGVWDGSGEAWRQVKKSKLTDEQWKKFVASGGVLNEKKDSWYPSEQYLKGSKGADQNIRLDLKTKEDFEAIHDFLRPVLVSIQNSKRVLFDGPVFQNSPAWNIHPLMIEDLIVRNITVRNPWYSQNGDGLDVESCKNVIIENSSFDVGDDAICIKSGKDKDGRDRNVPCENIIVRNNIVYHGHGGVTVGSEMSGGVKNLHVSNCTFMGTDVGLRFKSTRGRGGIVENIYISDIFMTDIPSQAISFDLYYGGKSIAETLAEGGNKINTKIVPVNEETPQFKNISIKNITIRGAYQAVFLQGLPEMNLKNIEISNLIAKAENGFSIIDADGIKLSNIKLDIEKPTVFEIYNGKNMSFKNIELNSVSDKAISINGEVSKNIEFTSTPKLDFSKITTINEIVPKDAVKF; encoded by the coding sequence ATGAAATTAAAAACCACTTCAGCCAAACTGTTTCTCATTGCTCTAACCTTCTCACTTATAAGTTGGTCGGAAGCTGTAATTGCTCAAAATTCAAAAGAAACTTATAAAGGAATTGAGTTTAAAATGACGAAAGTCAAAGAACCAATAATTCCTAAAAATACTGCAAACATAAAAGATTTTGGCGCTGTAAATGGTGGTTATGTTTTGAATACTAAGGCTTTCGCCGATGCAATTGAGGCAGTTTCAAAAAAAGGCGGTGGAAAAGTAATTATTCCGTCCGGAATCTGGCTTACGGGACCAATTATTTTAAAAAGTAATCTGGAATTGCATGCTGAAACTGGCGCTTTAATAAAATTTTCGACAGATAAAAGCTTATATCCTATTATAGAAACCAGTTTTGAAGGTTTAAATACCTGGCGTTGCATCTCTCCTATTTATGGAAAGCATCTGGAAAACATTGCGTTTACAGGAAATGGCGTGTGGGATGGTTCCGGTGAAGCCTGGAGACAAGTCAAAAAAAGCAAATTGACGGACGAACAATGGAAGAAATTCGTTGCTTCAGGCGGAGTTTTAAATGAGAAAAAAGATTCCTGGTATCCATCTGAGCAATATTTAAAAGGTTCAAAAGGTGCAGATCAGAATATTCGCTTAGACCTAAAAACCAAAGAAGATTTTGAAGCGATTCACGATTTTCTTCGTCCCGTTTTAGTTAGTATTCAAAATAGTAAAAGGGTATTATTTGATGGACCTGTATTTCAAAATTCACCTGCGTGGAATATTCATCCTTTGATGATTGAGGATTTAATTGTTCGAAATATCACCGTTAGAAATCCATGGTATTCACAAAATGGCGATGGACTTGATGTAGAATCCTGCAAAAATGTGATTATCGAAAATTCTAGTTTTGATGTTGGTGATGATGCTATTTGCATTAAATCCGGAAAAGACAAAGATGGTCGTGATCGTAATGTTCCTTGTGAAAATATTATCGTTAGAAATAATATTGTTTATCACGGACATGGCGGCGTAACGGTTGGAAGTGAAATGTCTGGCGGTGTAAAAAATCTGCATGTTTCAAACTGTACTTTTATGGGAACTGATGTTGGTTTACGCTTTAAAAGCACGCGCGGTCGTGGCGGAATTGTCGAAAATATCTATATATCGGATATTTTTATGACTGATATTCCGTCTCAGGCGATTTCGTTTGATCTTTATTATGGAGGAAAATCTATAGCTGAAACTTTAGCTGAAGGCGGAAATAAAATCAATACGAAAATTGTTCCTGTAAACGAAGAAACGCCTCAATTCAAAAATATTTCGATCAAAAATATTACGATTAGAGGCGCTTATCAAGCTGTTTTTCTGCAAGGTTTACCCGAAATGAATCTTAAAAACATTGAAATATCAAACTTAATTGCAAAAGCTGAAAATGGCTTTTCTATTATTGATGCTGACGGAATTAAACTAAGTAATATTAAATTAGACATTGAGAAACCAACCGTTTTTGAAATCTATAACGGGAAAAATATGTCATTCAAGAACATAGAATTAAATTCAGTTTCTGATAAAGCAATTTCTATTAATGGGGAAGTTTCAAAGAATATCGAATTTACTTCTACTCCAAAACTTGACTTTTCAAAAATTACAACGATTAATGAAATTGTTCCAAAAGATGCTGTAAAATTCTAA
- the ccsA gene encoding cytochrome c biogenesis protein CcsA, which produces MDKKIFSFLFSTRLMSVLFLTFAIAMGVGTFIESKYNTDTARILIYNTWWFEAIMVFFLINFFGNIKRYQLHKKEKWATLLLHIAFIFILIGAFVTRYISYEGMMPIREGAAENQIFSDKTFLTVFADGEYKGEMKRRVFEKNLLFSPVTNNDFTLSGKFDETPFEVTYVNYIMGAKETIKPAPNGTLYLKLVEAGAGGREEHFLKEGEVQNIHNVLFALNKQTAGAININTTGEKYTIQTPFEGEFMRMADKLKGSVTKDNVQPLMMRSLYSIGDIRIVFPDPAIRGVVDYESNNDYKAKTHHDALIVKVKAEGQEKEVRLLGSKGSVGEPQTVKIGKIEYSLFYGSKAYVLPFKVKLNDFIATKYPGTEKSYSSFESKVTVQDSSETFDARIYMNHVLDHKGYRFFQSSFDPDEKGTVLSVNHDWWGTSITYLGYFMLFFGLMAIMFTKHSRFADLKRKLDVVKKKKEKLITILVLMIGLSGFAQAPHVHAPGHDHNHSTDPNDHANHVTAAPSQKQLDSLLSIYKAPEAHAAKFGRLIIQDAGGRMKPINTFSSELLRKVSQSDTYNGMNSDQVFLSMTQYAQVWIQVPIIYLNTKDDSIRKIIGIEKGMKFAPFVKFFDENGNYKLSPYLDAAYKAGNPNQFEKDFIEADKKVNLMESALSGSILRIFPIPNDPNNKWISYLELDHAGLKGMDSTYVKQILPLYFSALNNGSISKDFKTADQLVESINGFQKKFGSKVRPSEQKIDLEIAYNTYNILPKMFYWYSLSGIFMLIFTLLSIFFDKKWLRITVNGFHILIGLIFVLHTITLIARWYISGHAPWSNAYEAIVYVAWSTMFFGLAFDRKSKLTVASAAFVTAMIFMAANANWIDPEIANLQPVLNSYWLMIHVAVIVASYGPTALGMILGFVALILIFFTNEKNKAKMDLNIKEITYINEMAITIGLIMLTIGNFLGGQWANESWGRYWGWDPKETWALISIMIYAFVIHARFVPSLRGKWFFNLMTMYAFVSILFTYYGVNFHLVGLHSYASGEAHSLSWVYYSLGTITLIGIITYPKYHKYYKTKKVKKVKK; this is translated from the coding sequence ATGGATAAAAAAATATTCTCTTTTTTGTTTTCTACACGCTTAATGTCTGTTCTTTTTTTAACATTTGCGATCGCAATGGGTGTTGGAACTTTTATCGAAAGTAAGTACAATACTGATACAGCCCGAATTTTAATTTACAATACATGGTGGTTTGAGGCTATAATGGTCTTTTTCCTGATCAATTTCTTCGGAAACATCAAACGTTATCAACTACATAAAAAAGAGAAATGGGCAACTTTATTGCTTCATATTGCTTTTATTTTCATTCTTATAGGAGCTTTTGTGACACGTTATATCAGTTACGAAGGTATGATGCCAATTCGTGAAGGCGCTGCCGAAAATCAAATTTTTTCAGACAAAACATTCTTAACTGTTTTTGCAGATGGAGAATATAAAGGCGAAATGAAACGTAGAGTTTTCGAGAAAAACCTTTTGTTTTCGCCAGTAACAAATAATGATTTTACGCTTTCAGGTAAATTTGACGAAACTCCTTTTGAAGTTACTTACGTTAACTATATAATGGGAGCAAAGGAAACGATTAAACCAGCTCCAAACGGAACTTTATACCTTAAATTAGTTGAAGCAGGAGCAGGCGGACGTGAAGAACATTTCCTGAAAGAAGGTGAAGTTCAGAATATTCACAATGTTTTATTTGCCTTAAACAAACAAACAGCAGGAGCAATTAATATCAATACAACTGGTGAAAAATATACGATTCAAACTCCTTTTGAAGGAGAATTTATGCGAATGGCAGATAAGTTAAAAGGTTCTGTAACCAAAGACAATGTGCAGCCGCTTATGATGCGCTCTCTATATAGTATTGGCGATATCAGAATCGTTTTTCCAGATCCTGCGATTAGAGGAGTTGTTGATTATGAATCAAATAACGATTATAAAGCAAAAACTCATCACGATGCTTTAATTGTAAAAGTTAAAGCCGAAGGACAAGAAAAAGAAGTAAGACTTCTTGGTTCTAAAGGAAGCGTAGGCGAGCCTCAAACGGTAAAAATTGGTAAAATAGAATATAGTTTATTCTACGGAAGTAAAGCTTATGTTTTACCTTTTAAAGTAAAACTGAACGATTTTATTGCTACAAAATACCCGGGAACAGAGAAAAGTTATTCGTCTTTTGAAAGTAAAGTAACTGTTCAGGATTCTTCAGAAACTTTTGATGCCCGTATTTACATGAACCACGTATTAGACCATAAAGGATACCGTTTTTTCCAATCTTCATTTGATCCGGACGAAAAAGGAACAGTATTATCTGTAAACCATGATTGGTGGGGAACTTCTATCACTTATTTAGGATACTTTATGTTGTTTTTTGGATTGATGGCGATCATGTTTACAAAACATTCTCGTTTCGCAGATTTGAAACGCAAATTAGACGTTGTAAAAAAGAAAAAAGAAAAATTAATTACCATTTTAGTTTTAATGATTGGTTTGAGTGGTTTTGCACAAGCGCCTCACGTTCATGCACCTGGACACGATCACAATCATTCAACAGACCCTAACGATCACGCAAATCACGTAACGGCTGCACCAAGTCAGAAACAATTAGATTCTTTACTTTCTATCTATAAAGCACCGGAAGCACACGCAGCCAAATTTGGACGTTTGATTATTCAGGATGCAGGAGGTAGAATGAAACCAATCAACACTTTCTCATCTGAATTGCTTCGTAAAGTAAGTCAAAGTGACACTTATAACGGAATGAATTCTGATCAGGTATTTTTGTCAATGACACAATATGCCCAGGTTTGGATTCAAGTTCCTATTATTTATCTTAATACAAAAGATGATAGTATTCGTAAAATCATTGGTATTGAAAAGGGAATGAAATTTGCACCTTTTGTAAAGTTCTTTGACGAAAACGGAAACTATAAACTTTCTCCATATTTAGACGCAGCTTACAAAGCAGGAAATCCAAATCAATTTGAGAAAGATTTTATCGAAGCTGATAAAAAAGTAAACTTAATGGAATCTGCGTTGAGCGGAAGCATTTTAAGAATCTTCCCAATCCCAAATGATCCAAATAATAAGTGGATTTCATACTTGGAATTAGATCATGCAGGATTAAAAGGCATGGATTCTACTTATGTCAAGCAAATTTTGCCTTTATATTTTAGCGCTTTAAATAATGGTTCTATATCTAAAGATTTCAAAACCGCAGATCAATTAGTAGAAAGTATCAACGGTTTCCAGAAGAAATTTGGAAGCAAAGTACGTCCAAGTGAACAAAAAATTGATCTTGAGATTGCGTATAATACCTATAATATTTTACCGAAAATGTTTTACTGGTATTCTCTTTCAGGGATTTTTATGTTGATTTTTACACTTTTAAGTATATTTTTCGATAAAAAATGGTTGCGAATTACTGTAAATGGTTTCCACATATTAATAGGTTTAATATTTGTACTTCACACCATAACATTAATTGCACGTTGGTACATTTCAGGTCACGCACCTTGGAGTAACGCTTACGAAGCAATTGTATATGTTGCATGGTCAACAATGTTCTTCGGATTAGCTTTTGATAGAAAATCAAAACTTACCGTTGCTTCTGCTGCATTTGTGACAGCGATGATTTTCATGGCAGCAAATGCCAACTGGATCGATCCTGAAATTGCAAATTTACAGCCCGTTTTAAATTCGTACTGGTTAATGATTCACGTTGCTGTTATTGTAGCAAGTTACGGACCAACCGCACTTGGAATGATTTTAGGTTTTGTGGCGCTAATATTGATTTTCTTTACCAATGAGAAAAACAAGGCAAAAATGGATCTAAACATTAAAGAGATTACTTATATCAACGAAATGGCCATTACAATTGGTTTAATCATGTTAACTATTGGTAACTTCCTAGGAGGGCAATGGGCCAACGAAAGCTGGGGACGTTACTGGGGATGGGATCCAAAAGAAACATGGGCATTAATCTCGATTATGATTTATGCGTTTGTAATTCACGCTCGTTTTGTACCATCTTTAAGAGGAAAATGGTTCTTCAATTTAATGACTATGTATGCTTTTGTATCGATTTTATTCACCTATTATGGAGTAAATTTCCACTTAGTTGGACTTCACTCTTACGCAAGCGGAGAAGCACATTCATTAAGCTGGGTATATTATTCGTTAGGAACAATTACTTTAATTGGAATCATAACATATCCTAAATACCACAAATACTATAAAACCAAAAAAGTAAAAAAGGTAAAGAAATAA
- a CDS encoding DUF3667 domain-containing protein produces the protein MEIICKNCKHVFHGNYCNNCGQTAETHKINAHFLWHDIQHGLLHFDVGIPYSIKELFTRPGHSIREFIEGKRVKHFKPISLVVVLATLYGLLYHYFHINVFVDQDKTTLDFDTINEWMATHYSWTTIAAIPIYTIGTSIAFRKQDYNYIEYFVLNTFKASQRLILQILMFPVLLYLNSSSHIYLYANITYALGIILIFWTNIQFFNKISVTKAFLLTLLSHIIFLICFFLILVILIAIKVLL, from the coding sequence ATGGAAATAATTTGCAAAAACTGTAAGCATGTTTTTCATGGAAATTATTGTAATAATTGCGGACAAACGGCTGAAACGCATAAAATAAATGCGCACTTTTTGTGGCATGATATTCAACACGGATTATTACATTTTGATGTTGGAATACCTTATTCAATCAAGGAATTATTTACAAGGCCCGGACATTCAATCAGAGAGTTTATAGAAGGAAAACGTGTGAAACATTTTAAACCGATATCACTGGTTGTGGTATTAGCAACGCTTTATGGTTTGTTGTATCACTATTTTCATATCAATGTATTCGTAGATCAGGATAAAACAACTTTAGACTTCGATACTATAAACGAATGGATGGCAACACATTATTCCTGGACAACAATTGCGGCGATACCTATATATACTATTGGAACTTCTATTGCTTTTAGAAAACAGGACTATAATTATATTGAATACTTTGTGTTAAATACTTTTAAGGCTTCACAAAGACTTATTCTCCAAATTCTGATGTTTCCGGTCTTATTATATTTGAATAGTTCATCGCATATTTATCTTTATGCAAATATTACTTACGCGCTTGGCATTATATTAATATTTTGGACGAATATTCAATTCTTTAACAAAATCTCTGTAACCAAAGCATTTCTCCTTACTTTGTTAAGTCATATTATATTTTTGATTTGTTTCTTTCTAATTTTAGTAATCCTTATAGCAATAAAAGTGCTATTGTAA
- a CDS encoding DoxX family protein, which translates to MNGTLLLRIAVAIILLTHSIFGIFDNGINDFGNLYLNQIGFAPFGVAIAWSIKLSHIVAAVLLIWNKHIKLAGFVTIFVLIMGIILVHFQEGWFVVGGGRNGAEYNFLLIIVLLAIMYPDGLKRNKI; encoded by the coding sequence ATGAACGGAACTTTACTTTTAAGAATTGCTGTGGCAATTATTCTATTAACTCATTCTATTTTTGGAATTTTTGATAACGGAATCAATGATTTTGGAAATTTATATCTCAACCAAATTGGCTTTGCTCCTTTTGGTGTCGCTATTGCCTGGAGTATTAAATTATCGCATATTGTTGCTGCTGTACTTTTAATCTGGAATAAACACATAAAACTGGCGGGATTTGTAACCATTTTTGTGCTCATTATGGGAATTATTCTGGTGCATTTTCAAGAAGGCTGGTTTGTTGTTGGCGGCGGACGAAATGGTGCAGAATATAACTTTTTACTAATTATCGTTTTGCTGGCAATTATGTATCCTGACGGATTGAAAAGGAATAAGATCTAA